A window of Aeromicrobium sp. Root236 contains these coding sequences:
- a CDS encoding sigma-70 family RNA polymerase sigma factor, whose translation MTLVDTFEAERPRLINVAYRLTGSVADAEDAVQEAWLRLHRTDAAIDNLQAWLTTVVSRLCLDRLTSAAARRETYVGQWLPEPIVTPLAASDRSDDPLETVVRDEDNRFAALVVLDVLPPDQRVAFVLHDAFGVPFDEIADVLGIQAAYARQLASRARRTVADPPPPVPDEEHDAAVGRFLAAMATGDLNAVLATLHPDALVMGDANGTTNTAVNVIHGAEKFARFYLGLLKRYGPDALTSMELVRVNGQLGVATFGWQGETARNSSPPRVAGFAVRDGLVCATYDVANPEKWSGVRLPDWPARPSQ comes from the coding sequence ATGACCCTGGTCGACACGTTCGAGGCTGAACGCCCTCGCCTGATCAACGTCGCCTACCGGCTGACCGGCAGCGTCGCCGACGCCGAGGACGCGGTGCAGGAGGCCTGGCTGCGGTTGCACCGCACCGACGCAGCCATCGACAACCTGCAGGCCTGGCTCACCACCGTCGTCAGCCGCCTGTGCCTCGATCGCCTCACGTCAGCTGCCGCGCGGCGCGAGACGTACGTCGGACAGTGGCTGCCCGAGCCGATCGTCACCCCACTCGCAGCGTCTGACCGTTCGGACGACCCGCTCGAGACCGTCGTCCGCGACGAGGACAACCGGTTCGCGGCCCTCGTCGTGCTGGACGTGCTGCCGCCGGACCAGCGCGTCGCGTTCGTGCTGCACGACGCGTTCGGCGTGCCGTTCGACGAGATCGCCGACGTGCTCGGCATCCAGGCGGCCTACGCACGACAGCTCGCCTCCCGCGCCCGGAGGACCGTCGCGGACCCGCCACCGCCGGTGCCGGACGAGGAGCACGATGCGGCTGTCGGCCGGTTCCTCGCGGCGATGGCGACCGGCGACCTCAACGCCGTGCTCGCGACCCTGCACCCCGACGCCCTGGTCATGGGCGACGCCAACGGCACCACCAACACGGCGGTCAACGTGATCCACGGTGCCGAGAAGTTCGCCCGGTTCTACCTCGGTCTGCTCAAGCGCTACGGCCCCGACGCGCTCACCAGCATGGAGCTCGTCCGGGTCAACGGGCAGCTGGGCGTCGCGACCTTCGGGTGGCAGGGCGAGACCGCTCGCAACAGCTCGCCGCCGCGCGTCGCCGGGTTCGCGGTGCGCGACGGCCTGGTCTGCGCGACGTACGACGTGGCCAACCCGGAGAAGTGGTCGGGCGTCAGACTGCCTGACTGGCCGGCTCGGCCGAGTCAGTAG
- a CDS encoding arginine deiminase: MGLGADSEVGRLRTVMLHRPGPELGRLTPRNNDQLLFDGIPWLGRAQDEHDAFAQALRDRDVEVLYLVELLVEALAVEEARATIIESTTASLQLGDGLRRHIARVMTDLAPEELALTLTAGLRNDEVTSFRSIVTSLLPPEDFLIEPLPNLLFTRDSSVWLPGHVAVTSLAMPARVRETQLTGLIYEHHPRFADVPRVHGPHLEHVEGGDVLLLAPGVIAVGVGERTTPAGFERFARQVLTGGLAHTVLAVPIAQERATMHLDTIVTMVDVDTVVIYPNMAHDLRAHAVTFTGDELVVDDEQSFFIAAAKAMGIDTLHQIDTGLDPVTAEREQWDDGNNTLAIAPRLAVAYERNEQTNARLEEHGIEVVAISGSELGSGRGGPRCMSCPMERD, translated from the coding sequence ATGGGTCTCGGAGCGGACAGCGAAGTCGGTCGCCTGCGTACGGTCATGCTGCACCGGCCCGGCCCCGAGCTCGGCCGGCTGACCCCACGCAACAACGACCAGCTGCTGTTCGACGGCATCCCGTGGCTCGGCCGGGCACAGGACGAGCACGACGCGTTCGCCCAGGCGCTGCGCGACCGTGACGTCGAGGTGCTCTACCTCGTGGAGCTGCTGGTCGAGGCGCTCGCGGTCGAGGAGGCTCGCGCGACGATCATCGAGAGCACCACGGCGAGCCTGCAGCTCGGCGACGGCCTGCGGCGGCACATCGCCCGCGTCATGACCGACCTCGCGCCCGAGGAGCTGGCCCTGACCCTGACCGCGGGCCTGCGCAACGACGAGGTGACGAGCTTCCGCAGCATCGTCACGAGCCTGCTGCCGCCCGAGGACTTCCTCATCGAGCCGCTGCCCAACCTGCTGTTCACCCGCGACTCGTCCGTGTGGCTGCCGGGTCACGTCGCCGTCACGAGCCTGGCCATGCCGGCCCGGGTCCGCGAGACCCAGCTGACCGGCCTGATCTACGAGCACCACCCCCGCTTCGCCGACGTCCCGCGCGTCCACGGCCCGCACCTCGAGCACGTCGAGGGCGGTGACGTGCTGCTCCTGGCGCCCGGCGTCATCGCGGTCGGCGTCGGCGAGCGTACGACCCCGGCCGGCTTCGAGCGGTTCGCCCGCCAGGTGCTGACCGGCGGGCTCGCCCACACCGTGCTCGCGGTGCCGATCGCGCAGGAGCGCGCCACGATGCACCTCGACACGATCGTCACGATGGTCGACGTCGACACCGTCGTCATCTATCCCAACATGGCCCACGACCTGCGCGCGCACGCCGTGACCTTCACGGGCGATGAGCTCGTGGTCGACGACGAGCAGTCGTTCTTCATTGCCGCCGCCAAGGCCATGGGCATCGACACCCTGCACCAGATCGACACCGGCCTCGACCCGGTCACGGCCGAGCGCGAGCAGTGGGACGACGGCAACAACACGTTGGCGATCGCCCCGCGCCTCGCCGTGGCCTACGAGCGCAACGAGCAGACCAACGCCCGCCTCGAGGAGCACGGCATCGAGGTCGTCGCCATCAGCGGCTCGGAGCTCGGCTCGGGCCGGGGTGGTCCGCGGTGCATGTCCTGTCCGATGGAGCGCGACTGA